The genomic region TGTTTTAACAGATACATTTCCCTGATTTTTTGAGATAATCCTAAGATTTCCTCTGTCTGATGTTATTTTAAGAAGTAATTGTTCTGACATCTTAATCCTTGATAGCTTTTATTAGATCTGTAGCTCTTACAATCCCTGCGAGCTCACCTTCAACGTCAATAACTGGTATTTGCTCGATATTATGATGTCTCATCTTGTTGGCACATTCTGTTACAGTTGTTCTTGTAGTTGCTAGAACTAACTCAGTCGCTGCAACGTCTTTAACTTCTTTATCAGAAAACTTCAGACGGTTTTTTATAACATAAAGAACATTTGTACTGTCCCATGACCATTTATCCCCTTCCGTACCTACTGATGTATTATGGACAGTTCTTTCAGATACAACTTCGCTTTCATTAATAAAATCTGTTTCTGTAAGTATTCCGGAGAGTTTACCATCCTTATTTAGAGCAAGGAGAAATTTAAGATGTGAATATCTCATTATTTCAAAAGCAACATTTAGAGGAGTTCTTTCCCATGTTGTGGGCATATTTATTAACATGTAATCTTTAACTGGTTCTTTAATATCCAGTTTCCATAAAGCATTTTCAATTAAATCAAATGCAGTGATAATACCTACAAGTTCATCATCCTGAACAACTGGAACCCTTCTTATGCTATTTTCTATCATTAATTCTGCTGCATCTTTTATATTGTCGTCAGGAGTGACTGTTAAAAGATTTCTGGTCATAATAAGAGCTATCTGTTCTTCATCTGGATTTTCAACAAGATCTGATCTTGTTACTATTCCAACAAGTTTTTTTGTCCCTGATTTTACAACAGGCAATCCTGAAACATTTTTTTCTCTCATTAGCTCCAGAGCATTTAAACGGTTGCCTGGAACCTGTATATAGTGTATATCCTCTGACATTACTTCTTTTACAAGCATTGTTACACCAACTAATATTAATAAAAATCAATTAATTTAAAATTAATGTACAACTAAAACAGGGCATGAAGCCGATCTAACAACATTTTCAGTTACACTTCCCAGTAGAAATCTGTCTAATCCATGTTTGCCTGAAGTTCCCATTACAACGAGATCTATATTTTCTTCGGCTATTGTTTTAATTATAACATCTGATGGAGAACCCTCTTTAGTATCTAAAGTCAATTTAACATCTTTATGGCATTCATCTTCTTTCTTTCCCTCCATCACTATTTCAGAAATTCTTTGGAGTGATTTTTGCCCTTCTTCCTTAAGCATCTCCTTTATTCGAACTATAAGGTCTTCAGCAGGCAATCCTACCAACGATGATGTTTCAATTACATTTATGGCTATTAGTTCTGCACCACTTAAGCTTGCAATCCATGCTGCATGTCTTGCAGCTTTTTCTGCATATTCAGAACCATCTGTAGGTACTAAAATTTTTTTATACATGAGTTCACCTCTTAGGATAATATTGCTCATTAATACATTTTAATAGTTTGGATTTAGTATTATATAAACTGAATTAGTATTAATTTACAAATACGCAAATGTTAACGTACAATTAAAACAGGGCATGGGGCTGATCGCATGGTATTTTCAGCCACGCTTCCCAGTAAAAACCGGTTAAAGCCATGTTTGCCTGAAGTTCCCATTACAACAAGATCTATATTTTCTTCGGCTATTGTCTTTAGAATCGTATCTGCAGGAGAACCTTCTTTGAACTTAAAGGTTAATTTCATTTCTTTTTCGCATTTTTCACCGCTGCTTAAACCAGTTAATATGTTTGAAATTCTATCAAATGATTTTTGCCCTTCCTGCTCTAAATTATTTCTTAATTCTTCTCTATCAGCAGATCTTATCCCTGTAAATCGTGGTGTTTCAATTACATTTAAAATAACAATTTCAGCACCACTTCTACTTCCAAATCGAAAAGCATGTTCTGCTGCCCTTTCTGCATTTTCAGAACCGTCTGTAGGTAGTAGGATTTTTTTATACATAAAATTCACTCCTAATTTATAAAATATTTAAATAATGCCTTAAACTACCTTTTAGATATAATGTTACCATCTTTAATTAAATATTTGAAATCTTTTACTTCTGTTCTGTTAATGATGGATAATGCAGGATTATTAGAGAGTTTCTTTACAATGATCATTTCTGCATTTTTGCCTTCTTCTATGCACCCATTATCTAAATTAAAAGCTTTAGCAGCGTTTGTTGTTGCTGTTTTAAATAATTCAAGGGGAGAAAAATATTCTCTGTAGTAACCGCGTGTCACTTTTAAGGCATATTCCATTTCACGTAACATATTTGGGGAGTTAAACATGATATTATCTGTTCCAAGAAGTACATTTATTTTGTGTTTAAGTAAATCCATCAATGGAGGAATCCCAACTGAAAGTGACCCATTTGATCGGGGACAACAGACCACAGAACTGTTACTATTACTTATTAACTCCAGATCATTCCCAATTGGGGCTGTAACATGGACCAGGACATCAAAATTTGCTTCAACAGCCCTTGCAACCTCGCTTTTACCTGTTGATTCCACTGATTCTTTTTGCAGTTTTTCATATTCTGCCACATGTATCGCTGAAATTTTTCCGTATTTTTTACATGCCTTTGTAATTAATTGTGCTATTTCATCCTTTATTTCGCCAAATCCACTTAAACCTATACCATCGCATGATTTAAGGATATTCTTAGCTGCCTTTTTAATTTCTGATTTTCTAATTTCTTCATTATAGAAAGAATCATCCCTTCCAAGGATTATTTTTCCAATAGGAATATTATCAGATGCTTCATTCATTAATTCTATCCCATCGATTCCCCCTTCTCTAAAATCAACAAATGTAGTTGTCCCACTTGCAAGCATATCCTTCATTGATTGTCTCATTTCATTAACTATCATCGCAGGAGGAGTTTCATTCAAAATTTTATGTTTTAAACCATCTGGAGGTTTAACGATCACATCTATACTCTTTCCATCACCAATATCTCGAGCTATTGAATCCCCTGTGTGTACATGCGAATTTATAAATGCCGGAGCAACAATCGATCCACGTGCATCAATTTTTTTACCTTTATTAACCTTATTTTTACTGATTTCAATAATCTTATTGTCTTCAATGACAATATTTGCCTTTATGGCTTTCATATCCTCTCCAAAAAGAACAGTGCCATTTTCAATTGTGATCATACTAATCAGGGTTCATATTTAGTTATTTTATTATTTTGAGTTTATTTCTATTATCTTTAACTTGACATATAAAAATCTGGATTAGTAATTCAATTTTTTAAAAAGAGGAAAAAATAATTAGAAATATTTTAAATTATTAATTTCATTTGACTCGGAAATTCTATTAAAATAGTCGGTTTTTACCCCGCCATGCCTGTATTTGAATTTTACCCTGTATGTTTTGTATGCTCCGGGTTTAAGGCCGTATGTATAAATGTTTCTGTAATATTTACCGTACCATGCTCTTGTGTAACAGGCCCCGGATGTTACTTTACCCTGATTTTTAACTGTCACATATAAATAACCCCCCGATTTATATGATTTTGTTACTATAAGGTCTGGTTTCGGAGTTATTACAGATATAATGACTGATTTAGTGCTGATTTTCCCAAAATTGTCTTTTACGGTTAAAGTTACAGTATATTTACCGTCTCTAGCGTATGCATGCTGAACGTATGATCCTGAACCAGTTGTGCCGTCGCCGAAGTTCCAGCTGTATGAAGTTATATTATCGCCAGTATCGGGGTCATAAGAACTTGAGCAGAATCCTATCAATGTTTTTGGAACTAATTTGCTGGTTGTAATGTAAAAATTTGCTACTGGACTTCTATCAGTAACTGTAACAGTTTTAACTGATGATGCTGTTTTGGAGTTGCTGCTGGTTACACTATGAGTTACTGTGTATACACCCGGATTTGAATATGTATGGCTAAGGTTGACCGGTACAGAGCTTGTTGTTTCATTTTCATCCCCAAAATTCCAGTAGTAATTTGTTATATACCCTTCAAGGTCTTTAGAACCTTCTGTAAAGGTTATGGGTTGATTAATATAATGCGGAGAATTGCTTATTGTGAATCTGCATGTTAAATTATTTCTTACTCTGTCACTATTATACCAGCTTTCAGCTGCTTCATCATCATATGGAGTTGTCTCAGATGCATTTGGGAATTTTGCACTCCAATTTCCAACAAAAGCAGCGTATCCATGATCATTCCGCCAGATTTGGGTTCCATTGTATTCTGTTGATTTTAAAATCGTTTCATAATTTTTATTGTTGGCATCTGCAAAGTCCAGTGCCCCATTCAAGAAATCATATACAATTTCCGCACCATTCCATGCTGTAGCATAATAATTTGCCCCCGCACCTGTAAACATACTTGCAAAATTGTAGATAGTTTCTATTGGATTTGCAACTTCTTTATCTCCAACCCATCCAGTGGAAAAACATGAATGAAGTAATATTACAGGGATGTTTTGTTTAAATGGGGCTGTAAATAGATCTGAATTCCACCCTTCGCGCATCTGGTCGCCTATACCCCAGATAAAATTATCATCAGAACCAACAAGTGCATAAGGAGGGCTCGCTTTTCCTCCATTTCCGTCATAATTTCCGGATTGATAGCCTCCATGTCCTGCATATATGACCGCATCTGCATCATACATCCCTTTCAGTATGTTTTTGGCAGTTGCATTTGATCTGTAAAGTTCTAAGACCTCATATCCATTAGACTTAAGCTGATTAGCCAGTGTCGATGTTTCTATGTAAGCCTGGTTATAATCACTATTTGAATCCCCAATAATAAGGATATGAGCTTCAGATACAGGTAAAAATGCAAAAATAATGGTAAAAATCGTTATTATTAAAGTTATACTCCACAATTTGTTAGTTTTAGACAAACTTAACCCCTCCCCAAAAAGGTATAGAATATTGGAATTTCATTATATGAATTAATTGTTATTCACATAATTATATTTTTTTAATGTAATGATGTGGGGTTTAGCACATATTGTATATAAATTAATACGCTTTTATCCATTTTTATATAAAATAGTTTTAATAAATAGCAGATTAGAAATAAAAATTTATTATAATATCTTAAAAATAAAATTAAACTTATTCCAGATGGTAAATCAACATTCCCAATATAAAACCAAGTACTGCAAATACAAAAAACCCAATGATGCCTGATCTAACTGAATAAGAGATAGTGTTATTTAGAGCACTCCAAATAAAAAACACTAATCCTCCTAATACTCCAATCAATAATCCTATCTTCAATGAATAATTAATCCTGTCATTCATTATCTTTCTAATTAAAAATTGTATTTGATAGCATATATGATTTTATACTAAGACAAAAAGAAAAATTAAATATCATGGTATTCATTTAGAGATTTTACTCTGACTTCGCCTTCCCTTACTTTTTCGATTGCAGTCAGTGCTGCACGAGCCCCTGCAAGCGTTGTAACGTAGGGGATTCCGAGTTCCACAGCAAGCCTTCTAATATAGTATCCATCGTCTGCAGACTGCTTACCTGAAGGAGTATTTATAATAAGATTAATTTCCCCATTAAGTATAGCTTCCTTGATATTAGGCGACCCCTGGCTGATTTTCTTAATTCTATCAATTTTAACATGATCTTCAACTGCCCTTGCAGTTCCTCTTGTTGCAAGCAGTTTAAAACCAAGTTCTTCAGCTTTCTGGACAATGTCCAGTATTTTATCTTTATCTGCATTCCTGACGCTGATAAATATTTTCCCTTCTTTGGGAAGCTCCATATGAGCAGATAACTGTGATTTATAATATGAAACTCCAAAATTATCATCAATTCCCATACTTTCTCCTGTTGATTTCATTTCAGGTCCTAAAATTGAATCTGCCTCTGGGAGCTTGATAAATGGGAATACCGATTCTTTAACTGCAACGTGATCAATTTTTATCTCATCAGTAAGACCTAAATCTTTAAGTTTATATCCTATCATCAGCTTTGCTGCTATTTTAGCAAGAGGAACGCCCACTGCCTTACTTACAAATGGTACTGTTCTACTTGCACGTGGATTTGCTTCTAAAATGTAAACTTTATGTTCTCCATTATCTTTTACTGCATACTGAATATTCATCAGCCCTACCACATCGAGTTCAAGTGCAAGTTTTCGAGTATAGTCTTTAATTGTTTCTATAACATCCTCAGGAATTGTTTGTGGAGGTATAACACATGCTGAATCTCCAGAATGGACTCCAGCTTCTTCAATGTGTTCCATTATTCCACCAATAAATACATCTTCTCCATCACAAAGTGCATCTACATCCACTTCAATGGCTTCTTCAAGGAATTTATCTACAAGTATTGGATGTTCTGGAGATATTTTTACGGCCTCTTTCATGTATTCCTTAAGTTCTACATCATCATAAACTATTTCCATAGCTCTTCCGCCGAGTACATATGAAGGTCTGACAAGTACCGGGAATCCAATCCTTTGAGCAGCTTCTCTTGCTTCTTCAAATGAGTAAGCAGTTCCATAATCTGCCTGAGGGATATTTAATTTCTCTAAAACCTGTGTAAACCTTTCACGGTCTTCTACCCGGTCAATACTTTCATGAGGAGTGCCCAATATTTTCACCCCTTCTTCTGCAAGAGGTACAGCGAGGTTTATTGATGTTTGACCTCCAAACTGGACTACAACTCCGTAAGGTTTTTCTTTTTCAATAATTCCCATAACATCCTCAAATGTTAATGGTTCAAAATAAAGCTTATTTGATATATCATAATCAGTACTTACAGTTTCTGGATTGTTATTTATCACTATGGTTTCTATTCCTTCATCTTTAAGGGCCATTGCACCATGTACGCAGCAATAATCAAATTCTATTCCCTGACCAATTCTGATTGGTCCCGCACCAAGTATAATGACTTTCTTCTTATCAGAAACTTCTACTTCATCAAATTGTTCGTAAGTACCATAATAATAAGGTGTTTTTGCTTCAAATTCAGCCGCGCAGGTGTCAACCATTTTATATGTTGGAAGGATTCCATTTTCTTTTCTCATGTCCCTTATTTCTTCTTCCCCATATCCAGTAATTTCTGAAAGTTTTTTATCAGAAAATCCCATTCTTTTGGCTTTTCGAAGCATGAAAGGATCAGAAATAGTTTCTTTATCTAATTTATTTTCAAAATCAATAATATTCATTATTTTATAAAGGAAAAATTCATCAATTTTTGTAATTTCTTTAATTTCATCAATACTCATGCCCGATTTAAGAGCAGTATAAACCTGAAAAATTCGATCATCTGTTGCATTTTCCAGTGCTTCTTTATCATAATCAACATCATCGAAACCAAATCGTTTAATATCAAGAGATCTTATGGCTTTATGCAGAGATTCTTCAATAGTTCTTCCAATAGACATTACCTCCCCAGTGGATTTCATCTGAACGCCAATTTGCTTATTTATGCCTTTAAATTTATCAAATGGCCATCTGGGTATTTTAGCAACTACATAATCAATTGAAGGTTCAAAAGATGCTGGTGTTTCTTTAGTAATGTCATTCTGTATTTCATCAAGGGTCATGCCTATAGCAATTTTTGATGATATTTTGGCTATAGGGTATCCTGTGGCCTTTGAAGCAAGTGCACTGCTTCTGCTTACCCTTGGATTTACTTCAATCACTTTATATTCTCCAGTTTCTGGATGCACTGCAAATTGTATATTACACCCTCCCTGAATCTGAAGAGCTCTTATTATCTTAATAGAAGCATCTCTGAGCTTTTGATTATCATCATCACTTAGTGTTTGAGAAGGAGCAACAACAATGCTTTCTCCAGTGTGTATTCCCATAGGATCGATATTTTCCATGTTACACACAATTATACATGTATCATTTTTATCTCTCATTACCTCATATTCAAACTCTTTCCAGCCCATTACGGATTCATCAATGAGAACCTGACCTATGAAGCTCATATCAAGACCACGGGTTGCTACTTCTCGAAGCTGTTCTTCGTTGTAAGCCACACCCCCACCAGTACCTCCAAGTGTGAATGCTGGTCTAACTATAACCGGGTATCCAATTTCTTCAACCGCTTCTAAAGCTTCTTCTAATGAACTTACCGCTCTTGCTTTTGGTACAGGCTCATTTAGCTCCTTCATAAAGTTATCAAAGAGATCACGGTCTTCTACATTCCTAATTGTTTCTACTGACGAGCCTATAACCTTAATTCCTTCAAGGG from Methanobacterium sp. harbors:
- a CDS encoding CBS domain-containing protein, which translates into the protein MLVKEVMSEDIHYIQVPGNRLNALELMREKNVSGLPVVKSGTKKLVGIVTRSDLVENPDEEQIALIMTRNLLTVTPDDNIKDAAELMIENSIRRVPVVQDDELVGIITAFDLIENALWKLDIKEPVKDYMLINMPTTWERTPLNVAFEIMRYSHLKFLLALNKDGKLSGILTETDFINESEVVSERTVHNTSVGTEGDKWSWDSTNVLYVIKNRLKFSDKEVKDVAATELVLATTRTTVTECANKMRHHNIEQIPVIDVEGELAGIVRATDLIKAIKD
- a CDS encoding universal stress protein, coding for MYKKILVPTDGSEYAEKAARHAAWIASLSGAELIAINVIETSSLVGLPAEDLIVRIKEMLKEEGQKSLQRISEIVMEGKKEDECHKDVKLTLDTKEGSPSDVIIKTIAEENIDLVVMGTSGKHGLDRFLLGSVTENVVRSASCPVLVVH
- a CDS encoding universal stress protein; translation: MYKKILLPTDGSENAERAAEHAFRFGSRSGAEIVILNVIETPRFTGIRSADREELRNNLEQEGQKSFDRISNILTGLSSGEKCEKEMKLTFKFKEGSPADTILKTIAEENIDLVVMGTSGKHGFNRFLLGSVAENTMRSAPCPVLIVR
- a CDS encoding amidohydrolase family protein; protein product: MITIENGTVLFGEDMKAIKANIVIEDNKIIEISKNKVNKGKKIDARGSIVAPAFINSHVHTGDSIARDIGDGKSIDVIVKPPDGLKHKILNETPPAMIVNEMRQSMKDMLASGTTTFVDFREGGIDGIELMNEASDNIPIGKIILGRDDSFYNEEIRKSEIKKAAKNILKSCDGIGLSGFGEIKDEIAQLITKACKKYGKISAIHVAEYEKLQKESVESTGKSEVARAVEANFDVLVHVTAPIGNDLELISNSNSSVVCCPRSNGSLSVGIPPLMDLLKHKINVLLGTDNIMFNSPNMLREMEYALKVTRGYYREYFSPLELFKTATTNAAKAFNLDNGCIEEGKNAEMIIVKKLSNNPALSIINRTEVKDFKYLIKDGNIISKR
- a CDS encoding PKD domain-containing protein encodes the protein MSKTNKLWSITLIITIFTIIFAFLPVSEAHILIIGDSNSDYNQAYIETSTLANQLKSNGYEVLELYRSNATAKNILKGMYDADAVIYAGHGGYQSGNYDGNGGKASPPYALVGSDDNFIWGIGDQMREGWNSDLFTAPFKQNIPVILLHSCFSTGWVGDKEVANPIETIYNFASMFTGAGANYYATAWNGAEIVYDFLNGALDFADANNKNYETILKSTEYNGTQIWRNDHGYAAFVGNWSAKFPNASETTPYDDEAAESWYNSDRVRNNLTCRFTISNSPHYINQPITFTEGSKDLEGYITNYYWNFGDENETTSSVPVNLSHTYSNPGVYTVTHSVTSSNSKTASSVKTVTVTDRSPVANFYITTSKLVPKTLIGFCSSSYDPDTGDNITSYSWNFGDGTTGSGSYVQHAYARDGKYTVTLTVKDNFGKISTKSVIISVITPKPDLIVTKSYKSGGYLYVTVKNQGKVTSGACYTRAWYGKYYRNIYTYGLKPGAYKTYRVKFKYRHGGVKTDYFNRISESNEINNLKYF
- the carB gene encoding carbamoyl-phosphate synthase large subunit, with amino-acid sequence MPKDDDIKKVLIIGSGPIQIGQAAEFDYSGSQACKSLRDEGIETILVNSNPATIQTDMDMADKVYVEPLTPEIVAKIIEKEKPDAILPTMGGQTGLNVATGLEEIGALEGIKVIGSSVETIRNVEDRDLFDNFMKELNEPVPKARAVSSLEEALEAVEEIGYPVIVRPAFTLGGTGGGVAYNEEQLREVATRGLDMSFIGQVLIDESVMGWKEFEYEVMRDKNDTCIIVCNMENIDPMGIHTGESIVVAPSQTLSDDDNQKLRDASIKIIRALQIQGGCNIQFAVHPETGEYKVIEVNPRVSRSSALASKATGYPIAKISSKIAIGMTLDEIQNDITKETPASFEPSIDYVVAKIPRWPFDKFKGINKQIGVQMKSTGEVMSIGRTIEESLHKAIRSLDIKRFGFDDVDYDKEALENATDDRIFQVYTALKSGMSIDEIKEITKIDEFFLYKIMNIIDFENKLDKETISDPFMLRKAKRMGFSDKKLSEITGYGEEEIRDMRKENGILPTYKMVDTCAAEFEAKTPYYYGTYEQFDEVEVSDKKKVIILGAGPIRIGQGIEFDYCCVHGAMALKDEGIETIVINNNPETVSTDYDISNKLYFEPLTFEDVMGIIEKEKPYGVVVQFGGQTSINLAVPLAEEGVKILGTPHESIDRVEDRERFTQVLEKLNIPQADYGTAYSFEEAREAAQRIGFPVLVRPSYVLGGRAMEIVYDDVELKEYMKEAVKISPEHPILVDKFLEEAIEVDVDALCDGEDVFIGGIMEHIEEAGVHSGDSACVIPPQTIPEDVIETIKDYTRKLALELDVVGLMNIQYAVKDNGEHKVYILEANPRASRTVPFVSKAVGVPLAKIAAKLMIGYKLKDLGLTDEIKIDHVAVKESVFPFIKLPEADSILGPEMKSTGESMGIDDNFGVSYYKSQLSAHMELPKEGKIFISVRNADKDKILDIVQKAEELGFKLLATRGTARAVEDHVKIDRIKKISQGSPNIKEAILNGEINLIINTPSGKQSADDGYYIRRLAVELGIPYVTTLAGARAALTAIEKVREGEVRVKSLNEYHDI